Proteins co-encoded in one Lacerta agilis isolate rLacAgi1 chromosome 6, rLacAgi1.pri, whole genome shotgun sequence genomic window:
- the KCTD20 gene encoding BTB/POZ domain-containing protein KCTD20: MSSHFELRMPQMSINRVTGMERSSNQESCQMTENMTSTIHDLGESSQKQCGQTITISPLCRNHDHAEFRYASHPASPQCSNTLEDTKGIFFQVGSKRNLEYYTTSQEQFGSGCSSLNNSTQVQAPEKVTLVVDGTRFVVNPQIFTAHPDTMLGRMFGPGREYNFTRPNEKGEYEIADGISSTVFRTVLDYYKTGIINCPDGISIPDLRDTCDYLCINFDFNTIKCQDLSALLHELSNDGAHKQFDCYLEELILPIMVGNAKKGERECHIVVLTDEDIVDWDEDYPPPIGEEYSQILYSSKLYRFFKYIENRDVAKTVLKERGLKNIRIGIEGYPTCKEKVKRRPGGRSEVIYNYVQRPFIQMSWEKEEGKSRHVDFQCVRSKSLTNLVAVGEDVAEDQEVMLHHRPQVDELDRLNAPFSQMDPNELPE, from the exons ATGAGCAGTCACTTTGAATTACGGATGCCTCAAATGAGTATTAATCGTGTCACTGGAATGGAACGATCAAGCAATCAAGAATCTTGTCAGATGACTGAAAACATGACTTCTACAATCCATGATCTAGGAGAAAGCAGCCAGAAACAGTGTGGGCAAACCATTACCATATCTCCACTATGCAGAAATCATG ATCATGCAGAGTTCAGATACGCTTCCCACCCAGCAAGTCCTCAGTGTTCTAACACTCTTGAAGACACCAAAGGCATTTTCTTCCAAGTGGGGAGTAAAAGAAACCTTGAGTATTACACTACTAGCCAAGAGCAGTTTGGGAGCGGTTGTAGCAGCTTGAACAACAGTACGCAAGTCCAAGCGCCAGAGAAAGTGACTCTTGTCGTCGATGGCACTAGATTTGTTGTAAATCCCCAGATTTTCACAGCTCATCCTGATACTATGTTAGGAAG AATGTTTGGACCAGGACGAGAATATAACTTCACTCGGCCGAACGAGAAGGGTGAATATGAGATTGCGGATGGAATCAGCTCCACGGTGTTCCGGACTGTGCTG GATTATTACAAAACTGGAATCATCAACTGTCCCGATGGGATTTCTATTCCGGATCTCAGAGACACATGTGACTACCTTTGCATCAACTTTGATTTCAACACAATCAAATGTCAAGACTTAA GTGCATTATTGCATGAGCTGTCCAACGATGGGGCTCACAAGCAGTTTGACTGCTACCTGGAAGAGCTGATCCTGCCTATAATGGTGGGCAATGCCAAGAAGGGTGAACGCGAGTGTCACATTGTGGTGCTAACGGATGAAGACATAGTGGACTGGGATGAAGACTACCCACCTCCAATAGGAGAAGAATACTCACAAA TTCTATATAGTTCTAAGCTGTACAGATTCTTCAAGTACATTGAGAATCGGGATGTAGCAAAAACGGTTCTGAAAGAACGTGGTCTGAAAAACATCCGAATTGGCATTGAAG GTTACCCCACCTGTAAAGAGAAAGTGAAGAGGAGGCCTGGAGGGCGCTCGGAAGTTATCTATAATTATGTGCAACGCCCATTCATCCAGATGTCAtgggaaaaggaagagggaaagagtcGCCATGTTGACTTCCAGTGCGTTAGAAGCAAATCTCTAACAAACCTCGTGGCAGTAGGGGAAGATGTGGCGGAAGACCAGGAAGTTATGCTACATCACCGGCCCCAGGTGGATGAACTTGACAGACTGAATGCACCATTTTCTCAAATGGATCCTAATGAGCTTCCAGAATAA
- the STK38 gene encoding serine/threonine-protein kinase 38, which produces MAMTGPAPCSSMSNHTKERVTMTKVTLENFYSNLIAQHEEREMRQKKLEKVMEEEGLKDEEKRMRRSAHARKETEFLRLKRTRLGLEDFESLKVIGRGAFGEVRLVQKKDTGHVYAMKILRKADMLEKEQVGHIRAERDILVEADSLWVVKMFYSFQDKLNLYLIMEFLPGGDMMTLLMKKDTLTEEETQFYIAETVLAIDSIHQLGFIHRDIKPDNLLLDSKGHVKLSDFGLCTGLKKAHRTEFYRNLSHNLPSDFTFQNMNSKRKAETWKRNRRQLAFSTVGTPDYIAPEVFMQTGYNKLCDWWSLGVIMYEMLIGYPPFCSETPQETYKKVMNWKETLIFPPEVPISERAKDLILRFCCEWEHRIGAPGVEEIKTNPFFEAVDWEHIRERPAAISIEIKSIDDTSNFDEFPESDILKPAVTTSNHPETDYKNKDWVFINYTYKRFEGLTARGAIPSYMKAGK; this is translated from the exons ATGGCGATGACTGGCCCAGCACCTTGTTCATCTATGAGCAACCACACCAAGGAGCGAGTTACAATGACAAAGGTGACATTAGAAAACTTCTACAGTAATCTGATTGCGCAGCATGAGGAACGAGAAATGAG ACAAAAGAAGCTAGAAAAAGTTATGGAAGAAGAAGGCTTAAAAGACGAAGAG AAAAGAATGAGGAGATCAGCACACGCCCGAAAGGAAACAGAGTTTCTGCGCCTAAAAAGAACAAGACTTGGGTTGGAAGACTTTGAATCTTTAAAAGTAATAGGCCGAGGAGCATTTGGAGAG GTGCGGCTTGTTCAGAAGAAAGATACAGGGCATGTGTACGCAATGAAAATACTACGGAAAGCAGATATGCTTGAAAAAGAGCAG GTTGGCCACATTCGAGCAGAACGTGACATTCTAGTGGAGGCAGACAGTTTGTGGGTGGTAAAAATGTTCTATAGTTTCCAGGATAAGCTGAACCTCTACTTAATTATGGAGTTTCTGCCTGGAG GTGATATGATGACATTATTGATGAAAAAAGATACTCTAACAGAAGAAGAAACTCAGTTTTATATAGCAGAGACTGTGCTGGCTATAGATTCAATTCATCAGCTGGGTTTTATTCATCGTGATATCAAGCCAGATAATCTCCTGTTAGACAGTAAG GGCCATGTGAAACTATCCGACTTTGGTCTCTGCACTGGACTTAAGAAAGCACATAGAACAGAGTTCTATAGAAATTTGAGCCACAACCTTCCTAGTGACTTCA CTTTTCAGAATATGAActccaaaaggaaagcagaaactTGGAAAAGAAACAGGCGGCAGCTG GCCTTCTCTACAGTGGGAACTCCAGATTATATTGCTCCAGAGGTCTTTATGCAGACAGGCTACAATAAGCTTTGTGACTGGTGGTCACTTGGGGTCATCATGTATGAGATGCTAATTG GTTACCCTCCTTTCTGTTCAGAGACTCCTCAAGAAACTTACAAGAAGGTGATGAATTGGAAAGAGACCCTAATATTCCCTCCAGAAGTTCCAATCTCTGAGAGAGCCAAGGATCTTATTCTAAG ATTTTGCTGTGAATGGGAGCACCGAATTGGTGCCCCAGGTGTTGAAGAAATCAAAACAAACCCCTTTTTTGAAGCCGTTGACTGGGAGCATATCAG GGAGAGACCAGCGGCAATATCCATAGAAATCAAAAGTATTGATGATACTTCAAACTTCGATGAATTTCCGGAATCTGATATCCTTAAACCAGCAG tgaCCACAAGCAACCATCCAGAGACAGACTACAAGAACAAAGACTGGGTCTTTATAAATTATACCTACAAGCGATTTGAAGGCCTGACAGCTCGAGGGGCAATACCTTCATACATGAAAGCAGGAAAGTAG